In Thalassospira sp. TSL5-1, the sequence GCTAAATGAACGCGGTCAGGTATTGCTGCCCGCCATTGCCCCGATTTTGGAAAATCACCCCCATATAGAAGGGCTGACCCTGGGCGATGAGGGTATTTTTGGCACCGTTGGTCAACCCGCCAAATGGTTTGCCGAGGAAGAACGCAGCCAGCAACCCAGCCTGTTTTCGGTGGTGCGTATTTTGCGCGACCTGTTTGCCCATGCGGGCGACGAACGGTTGGGGCTATATGGCAGCTTTGGCTATGACCTGGCCCTGCAATTTGAACAGATCGCCCTAAAACAGGACCGTCCCAGCGACCATAAGGACCTGCATCTTTACCTGCCCGACAGCATTATCACCGTGGATCATGCCGCCCGCCGTGCCGTGCGCCTGGATTATGACTTCACCATTTCCAGCGGCGAAAGCACCCAAAGCACGCAGGGCCTAGCCCGCAAAGGTGCCGCCCATCCGCCGTCGCGCGGGGCCAACCATGTTGCCCAAAACGATATGGCCGAGGGCGAATATGCCGCCATTGTCGATGATGCCAAACCGCGCTTTTCCCGGGGCGAGCTGTTTGAAGTGGTACCATCACGGGTATTTTGCACCGCCTGCACCACGCCCCCGTCGGAAATTTTCCGCCGCCTGAAACGGCGCAACCCCGCCCCTTATGGCTTTTTGATCAATCTGGGCCATGGGGAACATTTAATTGGCGCATCACCGGAAATGTATGTGCGCGTCACCGGCAAACGGGTGGAAACCTGCCCGATTTCCGGCACGATAGCGCGTGGCCGCGATGCGATTGAGGATGCGGAAAATATCCGTACCCTTCTCAATTCGGCCAAGGAAGAATCCGAACTGACGATGTGCACCGATGTGGACCGCAACGACAAGGCCCGGGTGTGTAACCCCGGTTCGATCCGCATTATTGGCCGCCGCCAGATTGAAATGTATTCCCGCCTGATCCACACCGTGGACCATGTGGAAGGCAGGCTTCGCGAAGGGTTTGATGCGTTAGATGCGTTTTTGACACATTGCTGGGCCGTCACCGTGACCGGTGCCCCCAAACGTGCGGCCATGACCCATATTGAAAATGTCGAACGCAGCCCGCGCGCCTGGTATGGCGGGGCAATTGGCGCTGTATTATGCAATGGCGACCTTAATACCGGCCTGACCCTGCGTACCGTGCGCCTTAAACAGGGCATTGCCGAAGTCCGCGCCGGGGCAACTTTGCTTTATGATTCAGAATCCGCCGCCGAAGAAGCCGAAACCGTGCTGAAGGCATCGGCGATGATTGACGCCATCACCCGACCCGATAGCGAACAAAATACCGATGACCCCACCCGGTCCGGGATTGGCAAGCGGGTCTTGCTGGTCGATCATGAAGATAGTTTTGTACAAAACCTTGCCAGCTATATCCGTGCGACCGGGGCTGAAACCCTGACCATGCGACCCGGCTTCCCCGATGAAGTGTTTGATGATTTCCAACCCGACCTGGTGTTTTTATCACCCGGTCCGGGCCGACCGGATGATTACGGCCTGCGCGGCAATATTGAACGGGCCCTGGCACATGGCCTGCCTGTCTTTGGCGTGTGCCTTGGCCTGCAAGGGATTGTTGAATTTTTTGGCGGGTCGCTGGGGCAGTTGGATACGCCGATGCACGGCAAACCCTCCAAGGTGCATTTGCAAACCAGTGACCCGCTTTTTGCCGGATTACCGGAAAATGTCGTTGTTGGCCGCTATCATTCACTGTTTGCCGACCCGGAAACCCTGCCCTCCGACCTGATCGTCACCGCCAAAAGCAGCGATGGTGTGATTATGGGCATTCGTCACAAATCATTGCCCATCAGCGCGGTGCAGTTCCACCCCGAAAGCCTGCTAACACTGCAGGGCGAAGCCGGAATGCACATGATTGCCAACCTGTTGCGCCATCCAATGGGCCGTCCTGGTGGCAAAGAAACGAATGAAACCGGTGACACCGATGAAGCAGACAAAGCCGCGTAACACAGACATGTGCCGCTTAGCATTCTGCTAAGCGGCATCACACAGTAGCCTCCCCCACCACCGGTCCCCCCTGAGACCCCGGTGGTTCACTCCAACGACCATGCGGCACTTTGCATGGTCGTTTTTTTATCCCGTTTATCCTTTTTTCGGCTCAGTCCTCGTCATCGCCAAGGGTGCCATCCACCACGCTGTAATCGGGCGGCGGGGTGCGGCGGAAGGCATCAGGATTGCCTTTCTTTTTATCGCGAATGGTGCGGAAAAGCTGGCGACCATGAAACGGCACGGGTTTTTCCTCCGTCGGGCCACCAGCGCGCACCGGGCGCGGGGCAAAACGGCCAAGGGTGATCAGGCGGTCATACATCACGATATTGGCGGCAATGGCGACATTGATGCAAAATTTCATCGGGATTTTCAGGATGAACTCGCAATGTTCCTGGGTTTCAGGCGACAGATCCCCCCGTTCCGGTCCAAAAACATAGGCTGCCCGCGCCGGATGTTTGAAACTGGGCAGTTCGATGGCGTCAGGCGTCAGTTCCACCCCCACCAGGGTGCAGCCCGTTGGCAGCATCATATTGTCCAGGTTGGGAAAGTGGTAATAGGGCATCTGCTCGGACGCCTTGGAAGTATCGGTTGCGTGTGCTTCTTCTGTTTGAAAATCCGCATCGACGGTAAAGGCAAAGCTGGCACCGAAGGCATGGGCCGATCGAAACAGCGTACCAACATTCAAGGGCTTGCTGGCACCCTCAATCCCGATCCCGAAATAACCGCGCATCATAGTCCTCCGTGCTGCACGCCTGTGCGCTTTCACACACTCCAAAATAAAAAATTGCCCCCCGGCTATAGCCCGAAGCCGCCGGTGTATCAAGCAACTCCCCCGCCAAATACGCCGCTTTGGGCGATAGATACGGTGTTTTCTGCAACATGAAGGAAGTGTGCAAACGGATTAGAGGCGAAAGGCGGCATGATGAATCCTGGGTGAATGGATCCTGATCGTCTCAAAACGCGATTTCCGACCTCGATCACGATTAAGGTCGCCCTTCACCGGTATTTTCTGCAAAATCAGGCGATTATTTCCCGCCGGAAGCCGAGGCCGTCCATGCTGTTTATTCCTCTTCCGTTTGTTGTTTCGCTTCTGCTGATCATTCTGTTTGTCGCCGTGATCAAGCGTGACTCCGAAACGGCAGCCAATATTCCCTTCCTTGCCCTGATTTTACTCAGTGCGCTGCAATCGGTTTTTTCAGGTTTACACTGGGGATATGACGTTAAGGCGGTCATGTATATCACCCCGGTGACAGCGGCGTTCATGCCCCCGCTGACCTATCTTGGGGTTTCGCAACTGGTGGGTAAAAACACGCCAAAGCAGTTTTTCCGGCTGAGTTTTCACCTCCTACCCGCCATCATTGTGCTTTTGTGTATGGCCACACGCCGCGCGGCAATTGATATTGTGCTGATCCTGATATTCATCGGGTATGCAGCCGCTATTTTGCGGCTCATGCGGCACGGCACGGATGCCCTGCGCCTGGCCCCGTTCGAGGGGGCGACATCCACCTATCATGCCATTCTGTTCGCGGCCTTTGCCCTGGCCCTGTCTGCCACGCTTGATACCCTGATTTTCCTGGATTTTTTATGGAAAGATGGCGCGCTTGCCGTTCAGGTCATTACCTTTGGCAATCTTGGCACCCTGATCATTTTGTCCATTGCCGCCGGTGTTGCCAGCCGCAGTCATGTACCCGCCGAAATGCCGGAAACCCCGCCACAACCAAAACAAACCGAAGAACTGGCCGAAGACAAAGAAACAATCCTTGCCGTCCAGGCGATGATGAAAGACCGGCATGTTTATCGTGATCCCGACCTTAACCTGGATCGCCTGTCCCGAAAAATGACACTGCCATCACGCCAGATCTCGGCTGCCATCAACCGCGCGACGGGCAAAAACGTGTCACAATATGTCAACGAATACCGCATTGCCGAGGCCTGTACCTTACTTGCGGAATCCGCTACCCCTGTTACCGAAATCATGTTTGATGTCGGTTTTCAAACCAAGTCGAACTTCAACAGGGAATTTCGCCGGGTGACGGACATGTCGCCGCTGGAATGGCGTAAAAAACATGGCGCAAATGGCGGCATGCACTAAAAAAGCCCACCCTATCCAGACAATTTTGACCTGAATCGCGATTAAGGACGACCTAAAAGCTGTTTCAGGTCTCGCATTTTGCCCCATCCTGCATGCTGTCGGCATCACCACAATCATTGCCTGAAATTGCAAGGTTGCCGACATGCACACAATAACCGATCACAACGACAAAATTGCCGCAACACTGACATCCCTGTCGTTTGAACCAGCGGCCAATGACCCACCACCCCCGAAAAAGCACAGATCAAAGGGGGCGCATGCCATCGCCATTATGACGATGATCGGGATCATCGCAGCCTTCCTGACAGCCGCGATAATGGCCCCAAATGATGACGCGCCCCTTCTTGTGCGTATGAAGGGCCTGTTTTCCGAAATAACCGATGTGTCGGAACCCGGAGCCAATGCGCGGCTTAACGCCACATCCACACAAACCACTCTGCCCTTAACCGAAACCTTCCCCACACCGTCAAATGCACCGGCCCCAAGAGAAATTACCGGTTCCGGGTTTGTGGTAACGCCCCGTTTCACCGCCGTATTTTCCAAATATGAAGGCCGCATCACCAATATTGCCGTTGTACCCGGCGACAGGGTGGCACAAGGGCAAATACTGGTCACACTGGAAGATGCCAATGCCGATTTTGCCCTGGAACAGGCCCTGGCCGACAAGAATGCCGCCAGTCTTTCGCTTGCGGCAGCGATGATTGATTTAAAACAGGCCCGCACGACCCTTGACCGCATTGAAATTCTGGCAAAGCGCGATGCGGTATCCAAACAGCGGCTGGATGAAACACGCACAATGGCAAGAAGTGCAGCCAACAACGTAGAGCAGGCGCGACAAAAGATTGAGAGCACCGACCTTGCCATTCGCATCGCCAAAGAACGCCTGGCAGAACTTGTCATTCGTGCGCCTTTTGCCGGGACTGTCACACACTTAAACGCCCATACTGGCGACACGGTACTGGCCCGCGCCGATAGTGTTCGTGACAGCCAAAGCCTGCTGACCCTTGCTGATACACAGCACATGATGATCGACGCCGACGTGGCCGAAACAAATATTGCCAGCCTTCATCCGGGATTACGCGGCGAAGCCGTTCTGGATGGTTTTCCCAATTATCCTTTCCCCGTTGAAGTCACCCGGTTGTCCCCTGTCGTGTCGCTTGAAAAGGGCACAATCACGCTGCGTCTTTCCCTGATTGATCCGCCAAAAGGCATGCGGCCCAACATGGCGGCACGCATCCGCCTTTTGCTTCCCCATCAAGCCAAGCTGCATGAAAGCAGCCTGCAAACAGGTGACGTAACACAATGACACAGAACAGCTATATCGCACTTGATGGCATACAAAAAAGCTATCGTATCGGCGGGGAAACCATCCCGATTTTCACCAATCTTGACCTTTCCATATCCGAAGGGGAATTTGTTGCCATCATGGGGCCGTCCGGTTCCGGTAAATCAACCCTTCTGAACCTTCTTGCCGGTATCGATACCCCGGATGCGGGCATATTGCGCATCCATCATCAGCGTATTGATCGCATGGGCGAAGCCGCACGCAGCGCGTGGCGTGCCCACAATATGGGCATTGTCTTTCAGTTCTATAATCTGTTGCCGATGTTAAATGCGGCGGAAAATGTGGCCCTGCCCCTACTGTTAAAACCCCTATCGGCAGCAGAACGCCAGCTTCGCGTCACCAAAGTACTGAATCTTGTCGGGCTTCGGGGGCGGGAAAAGCAATATCCATCCGTGATGTCAGGCGGGCAGCAACAGCGTGTCGGCATTGCGCGCGCCATTGTATCGGACCCATCCCTGTTGCTGTGCGATGAACCCACCGGTGATCTTGACCGGAAATCCGCCGACGAGGTTCTGGAAATACTCGCCTTTCTGAACCGGGAAATGGGCAAAACCATCATCATGGTCACACATGATCCCCAGGCCGCCCATGCAGCCAGCCGGTTATTGCACCTTGACAAGGGCCAGTTCATTGACACGGAAAGGGCAGCATCATGACCTTTTTAATGTTGGTGCGCAAAAATGCCTGGCGGAAACCGTTTCGCAGCATCCTGTTAACGGTCTGTGTCGCCATCGCCTTTTTGATCTATGGCCTGACAACAAGTTTCGTCGAAGGATCACAGGGAACAAGTGGGGCTAGCGACGATATTTTAGGCGTTATGAATGCGGGAGGACGCCCCCTGACCCTGCCAATGGCCTATCTTGCCCGCATCACGGCCGAACCCGGTGTTGCGGCCGTGTCGCCGGTGGCCCGCCTGCGGGGTTTTGTCAATACGCAAAGAAATATCATGGCGCTTAGTGCCGTTGACCCCGAACAAATTCTTGCCGTAAATGGCAAGGAACTGGGACTGACGCCACCATTGATCGCCGCCCTCAACCAGGATCGTGACGGTATTCTGGTTGGACGTGCCCTGGCATCCAGCCAGAACTGGTCAGTGGGCGACACAATTACCCTGACAACCTTTCAAACCACCCGGTCAGATGGCGGGCACAATTGGCGGTTTGCCATCAAGGGTATTTTCAACGGCGAAAGTACCAGTACCGATACCTATTTTGCCATTGGCCGGTACGATTATGTCAATGCCACCCGTGCGCAGGGACAGGGCAGGGACCAGGTCGATACATTTGCGGTTCGGCCCGGTTCGTCCGTTTCACCTGCCGAACTTGCCAGCCGAATTGACCATCTTTTTGTCAATTCGGCGGCCCCCACCCGCACACAGTCGGAACGGCAGTTTCTAAGTGCCTTCTTGCGCCAATATGCCGACATCACCCTGATCGTCGATCTGGTAATTGGTGCGGCCTTTGTCACGCTTTTGCTGATCGTCATCAACACCATGATTTTTGCCGTGCGCGAACGAACATTCGAGATCGCCATTCTCAAGACACTCGGCTTTTCCAATCGCAAAATACTGGTTTTGGTTCTGTCGGAAACGCTGTTTGTGTTTGTCATTGGCGGCCTGACCGGCCTTGCCCTGGCCAAACTGGCGACGGTCTTTGCCATGCCCGCACTGGGGCTGAGCTTTTCACCCCTTCTCGCCCTCAAGGCCAGTCTTCTGATCCTTGCGCTTGGTATGGCAACCGGCCTTTTGCCCGCGTTCAATGCCATGCGCACACCCGTCATCAAAGCTTTCAGAACAAGGTAAGTTCCATGTCATCCCAGATTAAACAAACACTTGTGATGATACGTGCCAATCTTTTCAGCTTGCCACGGCGCCTCTCGGTCTCGCTTTCAATGGTGCTGTCAATTGCGCTGGTGGTTGCTGTCCTGGTGGGGTTTCTCGCCATGGCCAGGGGGTTTGAAACCGCCCTTTCCAGTGCAGGGTCCCCTGTGGTTGCCGTTGTGCTGGGCGGGGGCACTAACCAGGAAACCGGGTCGGATATTCCGGCCAGTGCCATCCGCAATATCGCGGCAAGCGGCGGCGATATGGGTGTGGTACGCGATCCTGCCGGGAATATCGTTTTATCACGCGAACTTGTCGTACCTGTCGAAATACGGGAGCATGGTAAGAGCCCCGCGACAACACTGGCCCTGCGCGGCATGGATGTAACAGGGCCTGGCATTCGTGACGGCATTACGCTATCTGCCGGGCGCCTGTTTCGGCCTGGCAGCCGGGAAATTGTTGTGGGCAATCACTTGGCTGGCCGCTTTGATGGTTTGAGTATCGGTAATGTCATTCGGCTCGGATCGGTTGAGTGGACGGTCACCGGCCATTTTTCCGCACATGGCAGTGCCTTTGAATCCGAAATATGGGCCGACCTTGATACCGTTCGTGCCGCCTTTGACCGGCAGGGGGATGTGCAAAGCCTGCACCTGCGCCTGCAAGACCCGGCAGCGATAGCAGAACTGAATAACAGGCTTAGAACGATCACGACAACATCCCTGATCGCGGTTTCCGAAGCCAGCCTTTATGCCGCCCAGTCGGGCCAGGTTTCCCGTCTGATCAAACTGTTTGGCTGGCCGTTGACCCTGCTGATGGCGGTTGGTGCAACAGTGGGGGCCCTTAACACCATGATGAGCTCGGTTTCCAATCGCACAATCGAAATTGCCACCGTGCGCGCGCTGGGTTTCAGCCGCCTGTCAGCATTTCTGGCAACGTGGTTTGAAGCCGTCATTTTGGCCGCCATTGGCGCTATTCTTGGTGTGATAACATCCTGGCTTGTTTTTGATGGCTGGCAAGCCAGTACAATGGCAGCCAATAACACGACTGTCGGATTTGCCTTAACCGTCACACCTGACATCATGGTCACGGCTGGCCTTCTCAGCCTTGCGATTGGTTTTTTGGGCGGGGCTTTTCCGGCACTCGTCGCAACGCGGCTTCCGTTAACAGCGGCATTACGGCCACGTAGTTAGAATGTTCCCCTCCCCCGATAAACCGCTACAAAAGGTGGTGGAACATCTTGCAGGTTAAACCGTTTCATTAACAGTGGGCCCGATGGGAATAACGTCCCCTCCCGATGTGAAATTCCCTTGGGCCTGACGCCGACAAACGCCTAATCCGAAATGACACGACAGGAGATCCACAATGAATTGGGATCAAATCGAAGGCAAGTGGAAGCAGTTGCGCGGCAATGTCAAAGAGCAATGGGGCAAACTGACCGAAGACGACATTGACCGCATTGACGGCAACCGTGATCAGCTTGTCGGCAAGTTACAGGAAGCCTATGGCATCGAACGCGAAGAAGCGGACCGCCAGGTCAGCGAATGGTTTGATCGCCTGTAACAGCGTTTTCATCCGGTCCGATACCGTCAGGCCCGACATCCTGCGGGCCGGAAACAAAAGACCGCAACAATGATTGCGGCATTCACATCGCCCCTTTTTGCGCATCCCCCGGCGTGAAAAGGGGTTTTTCCTGTCAGATACAGACCGGAACCATCCCCCATAACCGGCGTAGATCCTGCTTCAGTAATTTATGCTGGCCTAAGGACGAGAGGATGTTAAAAATCCCGAGGCAACAAGATGACAGGATTTTAGGTAACACAATGGCAGTTTCATCCCCCTGTATCGGCATATGCGAACTGGATGCGGAAAAACAGGTTTGCACCGGGTGTTTTCGCCATATTCATGAAATCGGTGCCTGGGGTACGGCCAGCGACGGCCAGAAAAAACGTATTTTGCAAAAGGCGCGTGAGCGCAAAAAACAGTTTGAAAGAAACTAGGAAAATTTGCACGGCATCCCCTAAAGCCACCACCCTAAGCGTCCCGGTACCGGATAATCAGCCTTAATCCGAATTATAATGCAGATCAGTCTCGACAGAGGCCAGCGGCGCTGTCGCCGGGATCACAATACGGAAGGTCGTTCCCTCGCCTTCAACACTATTGACCGTAATCTCGCCCATCAAAACCCGGTTAACGACATTTGCCACCACGCTCAGTCCCAGGCCGCTGCCACCATTGTTCCATTTGGTGGACCAAAAGGGTTCAAAAATACGGTCTGAAAATTCCGCCGGGATGCCGACACCGTCATCCACAATCTCGATGCAAATCGTGTCCTTGGTCAGGGCAAAGGCGCGAACCGAAACCATGCCCGACTTACGCCCGACAAAGGCATGAACCTTGGCATTCTGCAACAGATTCAAAATGATCTGATCAATCGCGCTGGGATAACTTTCCATAGCCAGGCCAGCCGGGCAGCTTTTGCGTAAAATAATGCTGGATTTGCGAAATTCCGGTCGGACCGTTTCAAGCAGAGAATTTAACACAATTGCCAAATCAAACTTGCGGCGGTTCTGGGTGCTCTGGTCCACTGCAGTGCGTTTGAAATGCCCAATCAGGGCAACCGCACGCTCGATATTGGACTGGGCAATACGACAGCCCCCCTTAAGATGTTCCAGATGTTCCTCGACCGTGCTGCGCCTGATTTGCGAGGACCGGAATGCCGTTCCCAGTTCATCCACATCTTCGGACAGGGCCGAAACCGTGGTCAGCGCATTGCCAATCGGTGTGCGCAATTCATGGGCGACACCGGCAACAATGCGGCCCAGCGATGCCATCCGCTGAACTTCAAGCAATTGTTCATCAACACGTTTTTGCACATCCCGGGTTTGACGCCGTTTGATCAAATAATGCGCCCCGACCCAGGATAACAGCCCGCTTAACAGCTCCCAAATTGCGAAGAAAATGAAATCGCGTTTTTCAAAGGCCATCAAACGGCTTTCCAGGCTAATCGAGCCCAAAACCAAAAGGCCATTATCCTCGACCTGACGGGCAATCAACGCCCCACCAGAAATGATGCCTGAAAGCGGCAAATGACGAACAGTATAAAGCGTATCAGCATATTCAAAAACGACATTGCTTTTCTCACTTTCCAGCTTTTGCCACAAAACAGGATCGCTTTTTGCCAGGGTCGTTTCATTACCTGTCATAAAGCCCCACAGATACTGCTTTGGCTTACCAGCCAGCCAGTAGCCATCATTGTTCAGCAGGGTCGTTTGAACATTGCGAGGCGCAAAGGAGCCAAATTCCGCAAGCATTTGTGACGCATCGATATTAAAAACCAGATAGCCTTCCTTGCGACCCGACTTATCGAGGATCTGCGAGATCAAACGCACAGTTGGCCGCCACGGAACCTCGATCTTGCCATTTTCAACATTCAAATCCAGCGCCGAGATATAAACCTCGTCTGCCGTGATTTTTGTCGCCCGCTGGTAGTAATAACGGTCGGACTTGTCCTGCAAGTCCTGGTCGGGAATACGCACAACGCCGCCAACAGTGCGATCCACCCGAATAACCTCCCGGCCATTGGTAGCCAGAATACGTGCCTGAAAAATATCTGGAAGCTGTTTGACGATGACCGAAAGATGCGTCGCGGCAGAATGATCATCGGATAAAAAATTGCGGATATCCTCGGTTTCCGAGGCGATCAGCAATTGTTGCTCGAAACTGATAAAGGCATTGTAGAGGACATTTTCGCGACGATTGGTAAAACGCTCGAGCACCAGTTCGCGATCTTCGCGCAAAGATTTCTGTTCCGCCTGGTACCAGCCCAGCAAACCTGCCCCAAAAAGCAAAGTACAGAACAAAAAAATCAGCCCGAAGATCCACCAGAAACGCAACGAGGACAAAATGGTATGCAAATTTCCGGCACCAGAAAGCAAACCTTCCTGGGCACGTTTGATCATGGCGCGCCGGGCCGTTGTCATTGAGCAAACACCTTGGACATATCCCAGCCTTTTTCCCAGGATATAAAATCGTCTTCCGGCATTGGGCGGCCATACAGAAAGCCCTGCACATATTTCACACCAATGAACCGCAAAATCTGATGCTGTTCGACCGTTTCCACCCCTTCTGCCAACACTTCCAGCCCCAGATTATCGGCAATGGTTTGGGTTGAGGCCGCAATACTTTGCCGGGCTGTGACCACCTGCA encodes:
- a CDS encoding CsbD family protein, with translation MNWDQIEGKWKQLRGNVKEQWGKLTEDDIDRIDGNRDQLVGKLQEAYGIEREEADRQVSEWFDRL
- a CDS encoding AraC family transcriptional regulator; this encodes MLFIPLPFVVSLLLIILFVAVIKRDSETAANIPFLALILLSALQSVFSGLHWGYDVKAVMYITPVTAAFMPPLTYLGVSQLVGKNTPKQFFRLSFHLLPAIIVLLCMATRRAAIDIVLILIFIGYAAAILRLMRHGTDALRLAPFEGATSTYHAILFAAFALALSATLDTLIFLDFLWKDGALAVQVITFGNLGTLIILSIAAGVASRSHVPAEMPETPPQPKQTEELAEDKETILAVQAMMKDRHVYRDPDLNLDRLSRKMTLPSRQISAAINRATGKNVSQYVNEYRIAEACTLLAESATPVTEIMFDVGFQTKSNFNREFRRVTDMSPLEWRKKHGANGGMH
- a CDS encoding DUF1289 domain-containing protein; amino-acid sequence: MAVSSPCIGICELDAEKQVCTGCFRHIHEIGAWGTASDGQKKRILQKARERKKQFERN
- a CDS encoding ABC transporter permease; the encoded protein is MSSQIKQTLVMIRANLFSLPRRLSVSLSMVLSIALVVAVLVGFLAMARGFETALSSAGSPVVAVVLGGGTNQETGSDIPASAIRNIAASGGDMGVVRDPAGNIVLSRELVVPVEIREHGKSPATTLALRGMDVTGPGIRDGITLSAGRLFRPGSREIVVGNHLAGRFDGLSIGNVIRLGSVEWTVTGHFSAHGSAFESEIWADLDTVRAAFDRQGDVQSLHLRLQDPAAIAELNNRLRTITTTSLIAVSEASLYAAQSGQVSRLIKLFGWPLTLLMAVGATVGALNTMMSSVSNRTIEIATVRALGFSRLSAFLATWFEAVILAAIGAILGVITSWLVFDGWQASTMAANNTTVGFALTVTPDIMVTAGLLSLAIGFLGGAFPALVATRLPLTAALRPRS
- a CDS encoding efflux RND transporter periplasmic adaptor subunit — translated: MHTITDHNDKIAATLTSLSFEPAANDPPPPKKHRSKGAHAIAIMTMIGIIAAFLTAAIMAPNDDAPLLVRMKGLFSEITDVSEPGANARLNATSTQTTLPLTETFPTPSNAPAPREITGSGFVVTPRFTAVFSKYEGRITNIAVVPGDRVAQGQILVTLEDANADFALEQALADKNAASLSLAAAMIDLKQARTTLDRIEILAKRDAVSKQRLDETRTMARSAANNVEQARQKIESTDLAIRIAKERLAELVIRAPFAGTVTHLNAHTGDTVLARADSVRDSQSLLTLADTQHMMIDADVAETNIASLHPGLRGEAVLDGFPNYPFPVEVTRLSPVVSLEKGTITLRLSLIDPPKGMRPNMAARIRLLLPHQAKLHESSLQTGDVTQ
- a CDS encoding ABC transporter ATP-binding protein → MTQNSYIALDGIQKSYRIGGETIPIFTNLDLSISEGEFVAIMGPSGSGKSTLLNLLAGIDTPDAGILRIHHQRIDRMGEAARSAWRAHNMGIVFQFYNLLPMLNAAENVALPLLLKPLSAAERQLRVTKVLNLVGLRGREKQYPSVMSGGQQQRVGIARAIVSDPSLLLCDEPTGDLDRKSADEVLEILAFLNREMGKTIIMVTHDPQAAHAASRLLHLDKGQFIDTERAAS
- a CDS encoding RNA methyltransferase → MRGYFGIGIEGASKPLNVGTLFRSAHAFGASFAFTVDADFQTEEAHATDTSKASEQMPYYHFPNLDNMMLPTGCTLVGVELTPDAIELPSFKHPARAAYVFGPERGDLSPETQEHCEFILKIPMKFCINVAIAANIVMYDRLITLGRFAPRPVRAGGPTEEKPVPFHGRQLFRTIRDKKKGNPDAFRRTPPPDYSVVDGTLGDDED
- a CDS encoding ABC transporter permease, whose protein sequence is MTFLMLVRKNAWRKPFRSILLTVCVAIAFLIYGLTTSFVEGSQGTSGASDDILGVMNAGGRPLTLPMAYLARITAEPGVAAVSPVARLRGFVNTQRNIMALSAVDPEQILAVNGKELGLTPPLIAALNQDRDGILVGRALASSQNWSVGDTITLTTFQTTRSDGGHNWRFAIKGIFNGESTSTDTYFAIGRYDYVNATRAQGQGRDQVDTFAVRPGSSVSPAELASRIDHLFVNSAAPTRTQSERQFLSAFLRQYADITLIVDLVIGAAFVTLLLIVINTMIFAVRERTFEIAILKTLGFSNRKILVLVLSETLFVFVIGGLTGLALAKLATVFAMPALGLSFSPLLALKASLLILALGMATGLLPAFNAMRTPVIKAFRTR
- a CDS encoding anthranilate synthase component I; its protein translation is MTTPTQPTRLSQPSHQDDEVPRDYHYVTNGGIQVSRRQTEIVYENATAGLIDSLDAAKGVLLSSSYEFPGRYSRWDMGFAQPPLELTGRDRGFAIHALNERGQVLLPAIAPILENHPHIEGLTLGDEGIFGTVGQPAKWFAEEERSQQPSLFSVVRILRDLFAHAGDERLGLYGSFGYDLALQFEQIALKQDRPSDHKDLHLYLPDSIITVDHAARRAVRLDYDFTISSGESTQSTQGLARKGAAHPPSRGANHVAQNDMAEGEYAAIVDDAKPRFSRGELFEVVPSRVFCTACTTPPSEIFRRLKRRNPAPYGFLINLGHGEHLIGASPEMYVRVTGKRVETCPISGTIARGRDAIEDAENIRTLLNSAKEESELTMCTDVDRNDKARVCNPGSIRIIGRRQIEMYSRLIHTVDHVEGRLREGFDALDAFLTHCWAVTVTGAPKRAAMTHIENVERSPRAWYGGAIGAVLCNGDLNTGLTLRTVRLKQGIAEVRAGATLLYDSESAAEEAETVLKASAMIDAITRPDSEQNTDDPTRSGIGKRVLLVDHEDSFVQNLASYIRATGAETLTMRPGFPDEVFDDFQPDLVFLSPGPGRPDDYGLRGNIERALAHGLPVFGVCLGLQGIVEFFGGSLGQLDTPMHGKPSKVHLQTSDPLFAGLPENVVVGRYHSLFADPETLPSDLIVTAKSSDGVIMGIRHKSLPISAVQFHPESLLTLQGEAGMHMIANLLRHPMGRPGGKETNETGDTDEADKAA
- a CDS encoding ATP-binding protein, with the protein product MTTARRAMIKRAQEGLLSGAGNLHTILSSLRFWWIFGLIFLFCTLLFGAGLLGWYQAEQKSLREDRELVLERFTNRRENVLYNAFISFEQQLLIASETEDIRNFLSDDHSAATHLSVIVKQLPDIFQARILATNGREVIRVDRTVGGVVRIPDQDLQDKSDRYYYQRATKITADEVYISALDLNVENGKIEVPWRPTVRLISQILDKSGRKEGYLVFNIDASQMLAEFGSFAPRNVQTTLLNNDGYWLAGKPKQYLWGFMTGNETTLAKSDPVLWQKLESEKSNVVFEYADTLYTVRHLPLSGIISGGALIARQVEDNGLLVLGSISLESRLMAFEKRDFIFFAIWELLSGLLSWVGAHYLIKRRQTRDVQKRVDEQLLEVQRMASLGRIVAGVAHELRTPIGNALTTVSALSEDVDELGTAFRSSQIRRSTVEEHLEHLKGGCRIAQSNIERAVALIGHFKRTAVDQSTQNRRKFDLAIVLNSLLETVRPEFRKSSIILRKSCPAGLAMESYPSAIDQIILNLLQNAKVHAFVGRKSGMVSVRAFALTKDTICIEIVDDGVGIPAEFSDRIFEPFWSTKWNNGGSGLGLSVVANVVNRVLMGEITVNSVEGEGTTFRIVIPATAPLASVETDLHYNSD